In the genome of Daucus carota subsp. sativus chromosome 9, DH1 v3.0, whole genome shotgun sequence, the window TTGTTTGTTGTAGTGCATTTTTGAGCCGAACAACCCGAGCATTTCATTATAGATTTATAGAAGATACCGGTTTTCTATAAATTGCAAGTTGATGATGCGTGAGTCTTGAAATTTGTTGTTGATCTcggtataaaaaaaaaataaaattggccGAGCCACAGATAAATTACAAAAAAGTTAACGAAGGTCGCTAATAAACTTTCAAGAAAAAGGTTCCTATGTCCTAATAATGATCCaaagagaaaaaaataattgttgtccatatatatatagttttcttATAGATTATTTAGATGCAAGAAGGAACCTGATTTTACTGTATATATAGTGGCATTAGAGAATAACAATAGTGAAATAGTATAATATTGGACTGTCTATGATAGCTACCTCATGGAAACGCCACCATCACTAAAGAGAACgactttaaataattaaagaaaggATTTTTCTGCAAAGATCCGAGAAAACATGATGTTTTTGCTATTGCGTACACGATATGTAGTTGTGTATTTTATTGCGCTTGATATTATATAAACTTTACCAACTGGATCAATGAAATTGCAGGATTGAAGAGAACTGGAAAGAGCTGCAGATTAAGGTGGCTTAATTATTTACGTCCAGATGTTCGACGAGGAAATATTACTCTCGAAGAACAGCTCTTGATTCTCGAACTCCACTCTCGTTGGGGCAACCGGTATGAATCTGCATATACATTTATTCATTGTTGATGTAGTTATTCCGAGACTATAGGATTCATAGTGACCgcgaaaataaaaaaatttcataattacttTTTAAAGGCTTCCGCTTGGATTAGCCTCTTACTCGTTGGGAGAATCTTaatcttataaaataaaaacccaACCCTGACACTCAATTCAATGTGTATTTttgtgttcgtgtactttcaaTTCGTATATCCgaacttttcgtgtcgtgtttgTGTCgtattttcgtgtcgtgtaccagATTGTCAggtctatttacaagtgtgttCTCATTCTCACTTTCTATTTGTAATATGACAGATGGTCAAAAATTGCTCAACACTTGCCAGGAAGAACAGACAACGAGATCAAGAACtattggaggacgagagttcaAAAACATGCCAAACAGCTCAAATGTGACGTGAATAGCAAGCAATTTAAGGACACCATGCGCTACCTTTGGATGCCTCGATTAGTCGAAAGAATTCAAGCTGCCGCTAGTGGTACTTCCAGCACTGCTATCGCCACAAGCGGAGACTCCACCTTTGGTATGGCAACCGAAGCCAGTTGCTATGATATCGACACTATCAATAACATTAGTAGTGTTCCAAGTCACTTTCCAAGCCAAGTGACGATGATGCAACAGCCTAATAACATGATGTGTGACAATTTGGAAAGTATTGTGATCCAGTCCACAACAAATAATTCAAGTAGCCTCACACCGGAGAATTCTAGCACCACTGCCTCTTCGGAATCATACGGAAGATCACAAGTATCTACGGTCTCTGACATAACTGATTGCTACAATTGTCCTTCTCTTAATCTTAACCCTAATCAGGATTATTTTTTTCCGGATCAGCTTGGTTTCGCGGATACCCTAATTAGCCCTATGGGTTATTATAACCAAAGTTTTGGGTATCAAAGTATGGAGCAAAAGACCCGTAATCCATGGATGGACAGTGGGGAACTATCGGATAACTTGTGGAGTGTCGAGGATATCTGGTTGCTAAACCAGAAATTAAACAACAACATTTGAATTAAAGATGAATTTATATAACCCTAATATTTGTAAAGGGTATCGTCAAATATGTGTAGCTAGTATACTGAGATATATTTAGAAGTGAAAAATCTAAATTCTAGTTGTGGGGTTTTCTTAGGGTTTGATTGGGGACCTGATGTTGATAACTTGAGCAGGTTTAAACTgtgttttgaataattttatattatagtctatgaaatattcaaaataaatttgacaggttaTCTTTCTTGAcattgatttttattaaaaaaatagaaaataagaaGAATTTGAACGAAAAATACATATTACCGATctactattttaaatatttattttaaattttaaatcaacatctaacttattatacaaataaatattttttattttaaaagccaAAATAATTCTAAGTCAAGAGAGAGCGCGTCAGCGAGTGAGTGAACATTTGCTCAAAGTATAAACTTTAGAAGCTCGATGGGCTCCAATTTAATAGAGAAAGAATTACTGTACAGAGACGTGCATtatttttttgactaatatggcttatagcttTATAATTTGATTATCTGTTCCAAAATATTCTCgagatgagccagagtcgaacccaagacctgggtcaacagaggataaacccttaaCCACGTGGACTATCACCATCTTTACAATTAGATCGAAGTCATTATAGTgactgtcaaaaaaaaaaaagtcgtTATAGTGATATatctatttttgttatataataatatactagcttttaacccgtgcgaagcacggacgggaatatagttcgtaatttattatttataatttaaattttaacatcattttattagtaatttagtattaatgaattgaattttaattaaattatattattcaactgactatatatatatatatatatatgtgtgtgtgtgtgtgtgtgtgtgtgtgtattagtacatttaatttgaatttagtacacataaatttaaaaataaaaaaaaatagaaaattcaaatcttttccggacatagccgatcgtgtaataccttggaaagattcagtaatctaatcaatcaaatttcaaacgtgattttgtaatcttggtttttttttacagcaataacttttaagattagagttagaaagagttatataatggttcgtgtttatattgaaatagaacacattaaaattaaaaagagttatatgaaagttcttgttaaaaaaagatattcaaaattgtatatttataacatcattataatttgtta includes:
- the LOC108201923 gene encoding MYB-like transcription factor EOBI — its product is MDSKSGIYSEEVAEMIMNNCDDQEEETRIEDLRRGPWTAEEDFALMNYISHHGEGRWNSLARSAGLKRTGKSCRLRWLNYLRPDVRRGNITLEEQLLILELHSRWGNRWSKIAQHLPGRTDNEIKNYWRTRVQKHAKQLKCDVNSKQFKDTMRYLWMPRLVERIQAAASGTSSTAIATSGDSTFGMATEASCYDIDTINNISSVPSHFPSQVTMMQQPNNMMCDNLESIVIQSTTNNSSSLTPENSSTTASSESYGRSQVSTVSDITDCYNCPSLNLNPNQDYFFPDQLGFADTLISPMGYYNQSFGYQSMEQKTRNPWMDSGELSDNLWSVEDIWLLNQKLNNNI